The following are encoded in a window of Heliangelus exortis chromosome 9, bHelExo1.hap1, whole genome shotgun sequence genomic DNA:
- the EIF4G1 gene encoding eukaryotic translation initiation factor 4 gamma 1 isoform X1, translating to MNKAPQPTGGAPTTPHPAPSPGLPQPTFPPGQTAPVVFNPAPTSQMNTPSQPRQFPAGPRAIHQQHFYQNRAQPPASASRVQSNTTARPGPPAHVYPAASQVMMIPSQISYTPSQGAYYIPGQGRSTYVVPTQQYPVQPGAPSFYPGASPTEFGTYAGAYYPAQGVQQFPAGVPTAQVIVSQQPPIPPKRERKTIRIRDPNQGGKDITEEIMSGARTSSTPTPPQAGSSLEPQANGETPHVAVIVRPDDRPKPALVVSKPVSLEPSKSASPSPPPPLIPEVEPVVLSPVTLVPMEPPVDADTKAELGEAPPDPNKTFSAITTVPGAVDLPLVPAPDMDTVAVEEEEEVAIPLPEPTQQAPVCPEVPLVPIVPSMPAVPPVPAAPSPPPPPVIPQAPEAPAKPASPSPPPPREEPCPEPAAEANGVLEEVPEAVPEVPVCQPVPVPAPAPMPALDSPIAQPEELPLPNGVEGAGKVEPSEEQPESDISPISEPEEPAQPGTPASPPAEEEEEEESEGPGEATERSSSPAPAPSQTSEATAQVAMSVPKKKRRMKELNKKEAVGDLLDAFKESQISDSASETENKPPASPPAREAEDVAPPRPQEESEETWEEKEDKLAPEKGKAADQKYRYKEEQWKPLNPEEKKRYDREFLLGFQFIFASMQKPEGLPQITDVVLDKPCVPSQANKTPLRALDPIRFSGMNCSPDFTPSFANLGRPVMGNRGLPSGLGPRRSQQSQRKEPRKIIATVSLNEDVKLNKAEKAWKPSSKRASEEEDPENIKTQELLRRVRSILNKLTPQMFQQLMKQVMELSIDTEERLKGVIDLVFEKAISEPNFSVAYANMCRCLMGLKVPTTDKPTVTVNFRKLLLNRCQKEFEKDKDDDEIFEKRQKEMDDASAPEEKARMKDELEEARDKARRRSLGNIKFIGELFKLKMLTEAIMHDCVVKLLKNHDEESLECLCRLLTTIGKDLDFEKAKPRMDQYFNQMEKIIKEKKTSSRIRFMLQDVIDLRRSSWVPRRGDQGPKTIDQIHKEAEMEEHREHIKVQQLMSKDKRRGPPGPSSSGRGSLVADDGWNTVPISKGNRPIDTSRLTKITKPGSIDSNNQLFAPGGRLSWGKGSSGGSGAKPADSASDSGRPATSTLNRFSALQQSTPAESLESRRVVQRSSSSRDRSEKAGERGDRESRSEKSSDRLERPDRGERAERNRSALTKRSFSKETEDRSREREKQGGPEAVRKAASMTEERDRDRSREPIKQEPAPPAASTKPMLSEEELEKKSKAIIEEYLHINDMKEALQCVQELGSPSSLYIFVQNGIESTLERSTISREHMGVLLCQLVKAGTLSKEQYYKGLREILEIAEDMEIDIPHIWLYLAELITPILQEEGIPMEELFREITKPLVPIGKAPTLLVEVLGLLCKGMGQKTVGKLWRDGGLSWKEFLPEDQDVNKFVTEQKLEYTVGDSSDTPSRKELTSEELCKQMDKLLKENPNNQRIHDWIEANLSEEQVSSNTFIRALMTSVCHSAIVFENPYRVDALVIRNQAKLLQKYLRDEQKELQALYALQALVVKLDQPPNLLRMFFDALYDEDVIKEEAFYKWESSKDLAEQQGKGVALKSVTAFFTWLRDAEDESDNN from the exons GGTGATGATGATACCCTCCCAGATATCCTACACACCTTCCCAAGGAGCCTATTACATTCCCGGACAG GGCCGCTCCACATACGTTGTCCCGACCCAGCAGTACCCGGTCCAGCCTGGTGCCCCTAGTTTTTACCCTGGAGCCAGCCCCACAGAGTTTGGGACTTACG CGGGTGCTTATTACCCAGCGCAGGGGGTGCAGCAGTTCCCGGCGGGGGTCCCCACCGCCCAAGTCATTGTGAGCCAGCAGCCGCCGATCCCCCCGAAACGAGAGCGGAAGACG ATCCGGATACGAGACCCCAACCAAGGCGGCAAAGACATCACTGAAGAAATCATGTCAGGAGCAAGGACCTcatccacccccacccctccacaG GCTGGAAGCAGTTTGGAGCCCCAGGCCAACGGAGAGACCCCCCATGTAGCAGTTATTGTCCGGCCAG ATGACCGCCCAAAGCCTGCGCTGGTGGTGAGCAAGCCTGTCTCCCTGGAGCCCAGCAAGTCAGCGTCCCCGTCACCTCCCCCTCCACTCATTCCTGAGGTGGAGCCTGTGGTGCTCTCACCTGTGACGCTGGTGCCAATGGAGCCCCCCGTGGACGCGGACACTAAAGCGGAGCTGGGCGAGGCGCCGCCCGACCCCAACAAGACGTTTAGCGCCATCACTACAGTGCCAGGGGCTGTGGACCTGCCCCTTGTGCCCGCACCCGATATGGACACAGTGGCcgtggaggaggaggaggaggttgcCATTCCCCTCCCAGAGCCCACCCAACAGGCGCCTGTGTGCCCAGAGGTGCCACTGGTGCCCATTGTCCCCTCGATGCCAGCCGTGCCCCCAGTGCCGGCTGCACCGTCGCCGCCACCACCACCGGTCATACCACAGGCCCCTGAAGCACCCGCCAAACCcgcctcccccagccctccacCACCCCGGGAAGAGCCCTGCCCTGAGCCCGCCGCTGAGGCCAACGGGGTCTTAGAAGAGGTGCCTGAGGCGGTCCCTGAGGTGCCTGTGTGCCAGCCGGTGCCGGTGCCTGCACCAGCACCCATGCCTGCCCTGGACTCCCCCATCGCCCAGCCCGAAGAGCTGCCCCTGCCCAATGGGGTGGAGGGTGCTGGCAAAGTGGAGCCGAGCGAGGAGCAGCCTGAGTCAGACATCAGCCCTATCTCAGAGCCCGAGGAGCCGGCCCAGCCTGGCACCCCTGCATCTCctccagcagaggaagaggaggaggaggagagcgaaggccctggtgaggccacagagCGGAGCTCAagcccagcccctgccccttcGCAGACCTCGGAGGCGACTGCGCAAG TCGCCATGTCAGTGCCAAAGAAGAAGCGAAGGATGAAGGAGCTGAACAAGAAGGAGGCAGTAGGCGATTTGCTGGATGCCTTTAAAGAG TCTCAGATCAGTGACAGTGCCTCGGAGACAGAGAACAAGCCTCCTGCATCTCCACCTGCCCGTGAAGCAGAGGACGTAGCCCCACCCCGTCCACAGGAGGAGTCAGAGGAGAcgtgggaggagaaggaggacaAGCTGGccccagagaagggcaaagcTGCTGACCAGAAGTACCGCTACAAGGAAG AGCAATGGAAGCCACTGAACCCTGAGGAGAAAAAGCGATATGACCGGGAGTTTTTGCTGGGCTTCCAATTCATCTTTGCCAGCATGCAGAAACCAGAGGGACTGCCGCAGATCACGGATGTGGTGCTGGACAAG CCCTGTGTACCTTCGCAGGCCAACAAGACCCCACTGCGGGCGCTTGACCCTATCCGCTTCAGTGGCATGAACTGCAGCCCTGACTTCACCCCCTCCTTTGCCAACCTTGGCCGGCCAGTCATGGGCAACCGGGGACTG CCCTCGGGATTGGGTCCACGTcgctcccagcagagccagaggaagGAACCTCGCAAAATCATTGCCACTGTGTCCCTCAATGAGGACGTCAAGCTGAACAAGGCTGAGAAGGCCTGGAAACCCAGCAGCAAGCGTGCCTCTGAGGAGGAGGATCCTGAGAACATCAAGACGCAG GAACTGCTCCGCCGCGTTCGCAGCATCCTCAACAAACTGACGCCCCAGATGTTCCAGCAACTGATGAAGCAGGTGATGGAGTTGTCCATCGACACGGAGGAGCGGCTCAAGGGTGTCATCGACCTCGTCTTCGAGAAGGCCATCTCGGAGCCAAACTTCTCTGTTGCCTATGCTAACATGTGCCGTTGCCTTATGGGG ctcaaAGTGCCCACAACAGACAAGCCCACGGTGACTGTGAACTTCCGCAAGCTGCTGCTCAACCGCTGCCAGAAGGAGTTTGAGAAGGACAAGGATGATGACGAGATCTTTGAAAAGCGGCAGAAGGAGATGGATGATGCCAGTGCT cctgAGGAGAAGGCACGCATGAAGGATGAGCTGGAGGAGGCACGGGATAAGGCCCGCCGGCGATCCCTGGGCAATATCAAGTTCATTGGAGAGCTCTTTAAACTGAAGATGTTGACAGAGGCCATAATGCATGACTGTGTGGTAAAGTTGCTCAAAAATCATGATGAGGAGTCTCTTGAGTGCCTTTGCCGCCTGCTTACCACCATTGGCAAGGACTTGGACTTTGAGAAAGCCAAG CCCAGGATGGACCAGTACTTCAACCAGATGGAGAAAATCATCAAAGAGAAGAAGACATCATCCCGAATCCGTTTCATGCTGCAGGATGTGATAGACCTCAGGCGG agtAGCTGGGTGCCGCGACGAGGAGACCAGGGCCCCAAAACGATAGACCAGATCCACAAAGAAGCAGAGATGGAGGAGCATCGGGAGCACATCAAAGTGCAACAGCTCATGTCAAAGGACAAGAGGAGAGGACCCCCAGGGCCATCCTCCAGTG GGCGTGGGAGCCTGGTTGCAGACGATGGGTGGAACACAGTGCCCATCAGCAAGGGCAACCGGCCCATTGACACCAGCCGGCTAACAAAGATCACCAAG CCTGGATCCATCGACTCCAACAACCAGCTCTTTGCACCGGGTGGGCGGCTGAGCTGGGGCAAAGGCAGCAGTGGAGGGTCTGGCGCAAAGCCTGCAGATTCAG CATCTGATTCAGGGCGACCAGCCACAAGCACCTTGAACCGCTTCTCAGCGCTCCAGCAGTCGACCCCTGCTGAGAGCCTGGAGTCACGCCGTGTGGTGCAGAG gagcagctccagccgTGACAGGTCAGAGaaggctggggagagaggggacCGGGAGTCACGTTCAGAGAAGAGCAGCGACCGCCTGGAGCGTCCTGACCGGGGAGAGAGGGCAGAAAGAAACAGGTCTGCCCTCACCAAGAGAAGCTTCAGTAAAGAGACAGAGGACAGGAGCCGAGAACGGGAGAAGCAGGGTGGCCCCGAGGCTGTGCGCAAGGCTGCTAGCATGACGGAGGAACGGGACCGGGACCGGAGCAGAGAGCCCA TTAAGCAAGagccagcacctcctgcagctTCCACTAAGCCCATGTTGTCAGAagaagagctggagaagaaatcAAAGGCGATCATAGAGGAATACCTTCACATCAATGACATGAAG GAGGCCCTGCAGTGtgtgcaggagctgggcagcccCTCCTCGCTCTACATCTTTGTTCAGAATGGCATTGAGTCCACACTGGAGAGGAGCACCATCTCCCGCGAGCACATGGGTgtcctgctgtgccagctggTGAAGGCAGGCACGCTGTCCAAGGAGCAGTACTACAaagg GCTGCGGGAGATCCTGGAGATTGCCGAAGACATGGAGATTGACATCCCACACATCTGGCTGTACCTGGCCGAGCTCATCACCCCTATCCTGCAGGAGGAAGGTATCCCCATGGAGGAGCTATTCAG GGAGATAACAAAGCCCCTGGTGCCCATTGGGAAGGCCCCCACTCTGCTGGTTGAGGTGCTGGGCTTGCTGTGCAAGGGCATG GGCCAGAAGACTGTTGGCAAGCTGTGGCGGGATGGGGGCCTCAGCTGGAAGGAATTCCTGCCTGAGGACCAGGATGTCAATAAATTTGTCACAGAGCAG AAATTGGAATATACAGTGGGGGACAGTTCAGACACGCCGAGCCGCAAGGAGCTGACGTCAGAGGAGCTGTGCAAGCAAATGGACAAACTGCTGAAGGAGaacccaaacaaccaaagaATACACGACTGGATAGAG gcCAACCTGAGTGAGGAGCAGGTCTCATCCAACACATTTATCAGGGCCCTGATGACATCTGTGTGCCACTCGGCCATTGTCT TTGAAAACCCCTACCGTGTGGACGCCCTGGTGATCCGCAACCAAGccaagctgctgcagaaatacCTGCGGGATGAACAGAAGGAGCTCCAGGCACTCTACGCCTTGCAAGCCTTGGTGGTGAAGTTAGACCAACCTCCCA ACCTGCTGCGGATGTTCTTTGATGCCCTCTACGACGAGGATGTCATCAAGGAGGAGGCTTTCTACAAGTGGGAGTCCAGCAAAGacctggctgagcagcagggcAAAGGCGTGGCTCTCAAATCCGTGACGGCCTTTTTCACCTGGCTCCGGGACGCCGAGGACGAGTCGGACAACAACTGA
- the EIF4G1 gene encoding eukaryotic translation initiation factor 4 gamma 1 isoform X3 yields MNKAPQPTGGAPTTPHPAPSPGLPQPTFPPGQTAPVVFNPAPTSQMNTPSQPRQHFYQNRAQPPASASRVQSNTTARPGPPAHVYPAASQVMMIPSQISYTPSQGAYYIPGQGRSTYVVPTQQYPVQPGAPSFYPGASPTEFGTYAGAYYPAQGVQQFPAGVPTAQVIVSQQPPIPPKRERKTIRIRDPNQGGKDITEEIMSGARTSSTPTPPQAGSSLEPQANGETPHVAVIVRPDDRPKPALVVSKPVSLEPSKSASPSPPPPLIPEVEPVVLSPVTLVPMEPPVDADTKAELGEAPPDPNKTFSAITTVPGAVDLPLVPAPDMDTVAVEEEEEVAIPLPEPTQQAPVCPEVPLVPIVPSMPAVPPVPAAPSPPPPPVIPQAPEAPAKPASPSPPPPREEPCPEPAAEANGVLEEVPEAVPEVPVCQPVPVPAPAPMPALDSPIAQPEELPLPNGVEGAGKVEPSEEQPESDISPISEPEEPAQPGTPASPPAEEEEEEESEGPGEATERSSSPAPAPSQTSEATAQVAMSVPKKKRRMKELNKKEAVGDLLDAFKESQISDSASETENKPPASPPAREAEDVAPPRPQEESEETWEEKEDKLAPEKGKAADQKYRYKEEQWKPLNPEEKKRYDREFLLGFQFIFASMQKPEGLPQITDVVLDKPCVPSQANKTPLRALDPIRFSGMNCSPDFTPSFANLGRPVMGNRGLPSGLGPRRSQQSQRKEPRKIIATVSLNEDVKLNKAEKAWKPSSKRASEEEDPENIKTQELLRRVRSILNKLTPQMFQQLMKQVMELSIDTEERLKGVIDLVFEKAISEPNFSVAYANMCRCLMGLKVPTTDKPTVTVNFRKLLLNRCQKEFEKDKDDDEIFEKRQKEMDDASAPEEKARMKDELEEARDKARRRSLGNIKFIGELFKLKMLTEAIMHDCVVKLLKNHDEESLECLCRLLTTIGKDLDFEKAKPRMDQYFNQMEKIIKEKKTSSRIRFMLQDVIDLRRSSWVPRRGDQGPKTIDQIHKEAEMEEHREHIKVQQLMSKDKRRGPPGPSSSGRGSLVADDGWNTVPISKGNRPIDTSRLTKITKPGSIDSNNQLFAPGGRLSWGKGSSGGSGAKPADSASDSGRPATSTLNRFSALQQSTPAESLESRRVVQRSSSSRDRSEKAGERGDRESRSEKSSDRLERPDRGERAERNRSALTKRSFSKETEDRSREREKQGGPEAVRKAASMTEERDRDRSREPIKQEPAPPAASTKPMLSEEELEKKSKAIIEEYLHINDMKEALQCVQELGSPSSLYIFVQNGIESTLERSTISREHMGVLLCQLVKAGTLSKEQYYKGLREILEIAEDMEIDIPHIWLYLAELITPILQEEGIPMEELFREITKPLVPIGKAPTLLVEVLGLLCKGMGQKTVGKLWRDGGLSWKEFLPEDQDVNKFVTEQKLEYTVGDSSDTPSRKELTSEELCKQMDKLLKENPNNQRIHDWIEANLSEEQVSSNTFIRALMTSVCHSAIVFENPYRVDALVIRNQAKLLQKYLRDEQKELQALYALQALVVKLDQPPNLLRMFFDALYDEDVIKEEAFYKWESSKDLAEQQGKGVALKSVTAFFTWLRDAEDESDNN; encoded by the exons GGTGATGATGATACCCTCCCAGATATCCTACACACCTTCCCAAGGAGCCTATTACATTCCCGGACAG GGCCGCTCCACATACGTTGTCCCGACCCAGCAGTACCCGGTCCAGCCTGGTGCCCCTAGTTTTTACCCTGGAGCCAGCCCCACAGAGTTTGGGACTTACG CGGGTGCTTATTACCCAGCGCAGGGGGTGCAGCAGTTCCCGGCGGGGGTCCCCACCGCCCAAGTCATTGTGAGCCAGCAGCCGCCGATCCCCCCGAAACGAGAGCGGAAGACG ATCCGGATACGAGACCCCAACCAAGGCGGCAAAGACATCACTGAAGAAATCATGTCAGGAGCAAGGACCTcatccacccccacccctccacaG GCTGGAAGCAGTTTGGAGCCCCAGGCCAACGGAGAGACCCCCCATGTAGCAGTTATTGTCCGGCCAG ATGACCGCCCAAAGCCTGCGCTGGTGGTGAGCAAGCCTGTCTCCCTGGAGCCCAGCAAGTCAGCGTCCCCGTCACCTCCCCCTCCACTCATTCCTGAGGTGGAGCCTGTGGTGCTCTCACCTGTGACGCTGGTGCCAATGGAGCCCCCCGTGGACGCGGACACTAAAGCGGAGCTGGGCGAGGCGCCGCCCGACCCCAACAAGACGTTTAGCGCCATCACTACAGTGCCAGGGGCTGTGGACCTGCCCCTTGTGCCCGCACCCGATATGGACACAGTGGCcgtggaggaggaggaggaggttgcCATTCCCCTCCCAGAGCCCACCCAACAGGCGCCTGTGTGCCCAGAGGTGCCACTGGTGCCCATTGTCCCCTCGATGCCAGCCGTGCCCCCAGTGCCGGCTGCACCGTCGCCGCCACCACCACCGGTCATACCACAGGCCCCTGAAGCACCCGCCAAACCcgcctcccccagccctccacCACCCCGGGAAGAGCCCTGCCCTGAGCCCGCCGCTGAGGCCAACGGGGTCTTAGAAGAGGTGCCTGAGGCGGTCCCTGAGGTGCCTGTGTGCCAGCCGGTGCCGGTGCCTGCACCAGCACCCATGCCTGCCCTGGACTCCCCCATCGCCCAGCCCGAAGAGCTGCCCCTGCCCAATGGGGTGGAGGGTGCTGGCAAAGTGGAGCCGAGCGAGGAGCAGCCTGAGTCAGACATCAGCCCTATCTCAGAGCCCGAGGAGCCGGCCCAGCCTGGCACCCCTGCATCTCctccagcagaggaagaggaggaggaggagagcgaaggccctggtgaggccacagagCGGAGCTCAagcccagcccctgccccttcGCAGACCTCGGAGGCGACTGCGCAAG TCGCCATGTCAGTGCCAAAGAAGAAGCGAAGGATGAAGGAGCTGAACAAGAAGGAGGCAGTAGGCGATTTGCTGGATGCCTTTAAAGAG TCTCAGATCAGTGACAGTGCCTCGGAGACAGAGAACAAGCCTCCTGCATCTCCACCTGCCCGTGAAGCAGAGGACGTAGCCCCACCCCGTCCACAGGAGGAGTCAGAGGAGAcgtgggaggagaaggaggacaAGCTGGccccagagaagggcaaagcTGCTGACCAGAAGTACCGCTACAAGGAAG AGCAATGGAAGCCACTGAACCCTGAGGAGAAAAAGCGATATGACCGGGAGTTTTTGCTGGGCTTCCAATTCATCTTTGCCAGCATGCAGAAACCAGAGGGACTGCCGCAGATCACGGATGTGGTGCTGGACAAG CCCTGTGTACCTTCGCAGGCCAACAAGACCCCACTGCGGGCGCTTGACCCTATCCGCTTCAGTGGCATGAACTGCAGCCCTGACTTCACCCCCTCCTTTGCCAACCTTGGCCGGCCAGTCATGGGCAACCGGGGACTG CCCTCGGGATTGGGTCCACGTcgctcccagcagagccagaggaagGAACCTCGCAAAATCATTGCCACTGTGTCCCTCAATGAGGACGTCAAGCTGAACAAGGCTGAGAAGGCCTGGAAACCCAGCAGCAAGCGTGCCTCTGAGGAGGAGGATCCTGAGAACATCAAGACGCAG GAACTGCTCCGCCGCGTTCGCAGCATCCTCAACAAACTGACGCCCCAGATGTTCCAGCAACTGATGAAGCAGGTGATGGAGTTGTCCATCGACACGGAGGAGCGGCTCAAGGGTGTCATCGACCTCGTCTTCGAGAAGGCCATCTCGGAGCCAAACTTCTCTGTTGCCTATGCTAACATGTGCCGTTGCCTTATGGGG ctcaaAGTGCCCACAACAGACAAGCCCACGGTGACTGTGAACTTCCGCAAGCTGCTGCTCAACCGCTGCCAGAAGGAGTTTGAGAAGGACAAGGATGATGACGAGATCTTTGAAAAGCGGCAGAAGGAGATGGATGATGCCAGTGCT cctgAGGAGAAGGCACGCATGAAGGATGAGCTGGAGGAGGCACGGGATAAGGCCCGCCGGCGATCCCTGGGCAATATCAAGTTCATTGGAGAGCTCTTTAAACTGAAGATGTTGACAGAGGCCATAATGCATGACTGTGTGGTAAAGTTGCTCAAAAATCATGATGAGGAGTCTCTTGAGTGCCTTTGCCGCCTGCTTACCACCATTGGCAAGGACTTGGACTTTGAGAAAGCCAAG CCCAGGATGGACCAGTACTTCAACCAGATGGAGAAAATCATCAAAGAGAAGAAGACATCATCCCGAATCCGTTTCATGCTGCAGGATGTGATAGACCTCAGGCGG agtAGCTGGGTGCCGCGACGAGGAGACCAGGGCCCCAAAACGATAGACCAGATCCACAAAGAAGCAGAGATGGAGGAGCATCGGGAGCACATCAAAGTGCAACAGCTCATGTCAAAGGACAAGAGGAGAGGACCCCCAGGGCCATCCTCCAGTG GGCGTGGGAGCCTGGTTGCAGACGATGGGTGGAACACAGTGCCCATCAGCAAGGGCAACCGGCCCATTGACACCAGCCGGCTAACAAAGATCACCAAG CCTGGATCCATCGACTCCAACAACCAGCTCTTTGCACCGGGTGGGCGGCTGAGCTGGGGCAAAGGCAGCAGTGGAGGGTCTGGCGCAAAGCCTGCAGATTCAG CATCTGATTCAGGGCGACCAGCCACAAGCACCTTGAACCGCTTCTCAGCGCTCCAGCAGTCGACCCCTGCTGAGAGCCTGGAGTCACGCCGTGTGGTGCAGAG gagcagctccagccgTGACAGGTCAGAGaaggctggggagagaggggacCGGGAGTCACGTTCAGAGAAGAGCAGCGACCGCCTGGAGCGTCCTGACCGGGGAGAGAGGGCAGAAAGAAACAGGTCTGCCCTCACCAAGAGAAGCTTCAGTAAAGAGACAGAGGACAGGAGCCGAGAACGGGAGAAGCAGGGTGGCCCCGAGGCTGTGCGCAAGGCTGCTAGCATGACGGAGGAACGGGACCGGGACCGGAGCAGAGAGCCCA TTAAGCAAGagccagcacctcctgcagctTCCACTAAGCCCATGTTGTCAGAagaagagctggagaagaaatcAAAGGCGATCATAGAGGAATACCTTCACATCAATGACATGAAG GAGGCCCTGCAGTGtgtgcaggagctgggcagcccCTCCTCGCTCTACATCTTTGTTCAGAATGGCATTGAGTCCACACTGGAGAGGAGCACCATCTCCCGCGAGCACATGGGTgtcctgctgtgccagctggTGAAGGCAGGCACGCTGTCCAAGGAGCAGTACTACAaagg GCTGCGGGAGATCCTGGAGATTGCCGAAGACATGGAGATTGACATCCCACACATCTGGCTGTACCTGGCCGAGCTCATCACCCCTATCCTGCAGGAGGAAGGTATCCCCATGGAGGAGCTATTCAG GGAGATAACAAAGCCCCTGGTGCCCATTGGGAAGGCCCCCACTCTGCTGGTTGAGGTGCTGGGCTTGCTGTGCAAGGGCATG GGCCAGAAGACTGTTGGCAAGCTGTGGCGGGATGGGGGCCTCAGCTGGAAGGAATTCCTGCCTGAGGACCAGGATGTCAATAAATTTGTCACAGAGCAG AAATTGGAATATACAGTGGGGGACAGTTCAGACACGCCGAGCCGCAAGGAGCTGACGTCAGAGGAGCTGTGCAAGCAAATGGACAAACTGCTGAAGGAGaacccaaacaaccaaagaATACACGACTGGATAGAG gcCAACCTGAGTGAGGAGCAGGTCTCATCCAACACATTTATCAGGGCCCTGATGACATCTGTGTGCCACTCGGCCATTGTCT TTGAAAACCCCTACCGTGTGGACGCCCTGGTGATCCGCAACCAAGccaagctgctgcagaaatacCTGCGGGATGAACAGAAGGAGCTCCAGGCACTCTACGCCTTGCAAGCCTTGGTGGTGAAGTTAGACCAACCTCCCA ACCTGCTGCGGATGTTCTTTGATGCCCTCTACGACGAGGATGTCATCAAGGAGGAGGCTTTCTACAAGTGGGAGTCCAGCAAAGacctggctgagcagcagggcAAAGGCGTGGCTCTCAAATCCGTGACGGCCTTTTTCACCTGGCTCCGGGACGCCGAGGACGAGTCGGACAACAACTGA